The proteins below are encoded in one region of Ascochyta rabiei chromosome 9, complete sequence:
- a CDS encoding ubiquinone biosynthesis monooxygenase Coq7: MPARLLSTNTWARSQAPILDFLAPRALTPRTLRTATWPTWPTPPTPRRHHSTAIPPSNAPTPDSTAASHLAPPSAPNPSPPIHPLSAEQRAFLSSALRVNQTGELAAILIYAAQSPVLTRSHPHLRPLMKHMYDQEAGHYAFFNDVIRKHRIRPTAMTPVWTAAASFLGWGTALLGREAAMACTEAVETEIGTHYNEQVRVLLDWARKCEESGQTLGPELEALVGQLRRIRDEELEHLDHAVENDAKEAKPYELLTEAIRAGCRGAIWVSERV; this comes from the coding sequence ATGCCAGCAAGATTGCTCTCAACAAACACATGGGCGCGCAGCCAAGCGCCCATCCTCGACTTCCTCGCCCCCAGAGCCCTCACACCACGCACACTGCGCACAGCGACATGGCCGACATGGCCGacaccaccaacaccacgGCGCCACCACAGCACAGCAATCCCCCCCTCGAACGCACCCACACCAGACTCGACCGCCGCCTCCCACCTCGCCCCACCCAGCGCCCCCAACCCCAGCCCACCCATCCACCCTCTCTCCGCCGAGCAGCGCGCCTTCCTCTCCTCCGCCCTGCGCGTGAACCAAACAGGCGAACTCGCCGCAATCCTCATCTACGCCGCGCAATCGCCCGTCCTGACACGCTCACACCCGCACCTCCGGCCGCTGATGAAGCACATGTACGACCAAGAAGCCGGGCACTACGCCTTCTTCAACGACGTCATCCGCAAGCACCGCATCCGACCGACCGCCATGACGCCCGTGTGGACCGCGGCGGCGAGTTTTCTGGGCTGGGGCACCGCGCTCCTGGGCCGCGAGGCGGCGATGGCGTGCACCGAGGCCGTGGAGACGGAGATTGGCACGCACTACAACGAGCAGGTGCGGGTTCTGCTGGACTGGGCGCGCAAGTGCGAGGAAAGCGGGCAGACGCTGGGGCCCGAGCTGGAGGCCTTGGTCGGGCAGTTGCGGAGGATACGGGACGAGGAGTTGGAGCATTTGGATCATGCCGTTGAGAACGATGCAAAGGAGGCGAAGCCGTATGAGCTGCTTACGGAGGCAATAAGGGCCGGGTGTCGTGGCGCGATTTGGGTCAGTGAGAGGGTGTGA
- a CDS encoding RNA polymerase-associated protein rtf1, whose product MSDIDDELFALAGGDEEADVEEGEASSPAASSPNSLGSDAMEESDSDRDDEPPARSTDVPYPLEGKYIDEADKRRILGMSQLDREEILGQRAEEMSRANFTAELARRAANLQNDRKRKVDSEEPDEMHRESSRPKVKARTNDKLEEYKRNREQRGQQRERDSDRRTHRRRSSSASRDGPSDIDADGESDVEWDDRAPAKAREELPATLRDFDSVRVGRGFFSEVCFYPGFEDAVTGTFGRVGVGQDAQRRTQYKMAQIKGINTGKPYLFEGKNGAKIATDQYVVAQHGSTKKDYQFQFLSNQRFDDRDLDVYKQSLTETNAKLPSKSFLERKFDDLKSLQNHHWTESEINARIAKAKKYQHLLHRNSIDAQPRIQTQSEAAAVKTAELNRMNRIKEAERVRKVQLEQQRQKKMEQKKEAARKRAEEEARKAQEEATLKSETDALFGDGDGDVTSRASTPKPQDKKKSERKGLPTFRKPKTDDDFIASMDLDIDIAI is encoded by the exons ATGTCTGACATCGACGACGAACTCTTCGCCCTCGCTGGCGGCGACGAAGAGGCAGACGTAGAAGAAGGCGAGGC CTCGTCGCCAGCAGCATCATCGCCCAACTCTCTGGGCTCAGATGCCATGGAAGAGTCCGACTCGGACCGCGACGACGAGCCGCCTGCACGGTCGACCGACGTGCCCTACCCCCTCGAGGGCAAGTACATTGACGAGGCCGACAAGAGGAGGATCCTGGGCATGTCGCAGCTCGACCGCGAAGAGATTCTGGGCCAGCGTGCCGAGGAGATGAGCAGAGCAAACTTCACCGCTGAGCTGGCCAGGCGTGCAGCAAACCTCCAGAACGACCGGAAACGGAAGGTCGATTCCGAGGAGCCAGACGAGATGCACCGCGAGAGCAGCCGGCCCAAGGTCAAGGCGCGCACAAACGACAAACTGGAGGAGTACAAGCGCAACAGAGAACAGCGCGGCCAGCAGCGAGAGCGAGATAGCGACCGTCGCACCCACCGCCGGCGCTCGAGCTCAGCGAGCCGTGACGGCCCTTCAGACATCGACGCTGACGGCGAGAGCGACGTCGAGTGGGACGACCGTGCGCCTGCAAAAGCTCGCGAAGAGCTGCCCGCTACCCTCCGGGACTTCGACTCTGTACGCGTGGGTCGCGGCTTCTTCTCGGAAGTCTGCTTTTATCCTGGCTTCGAAGATGCAGTCACTGGCACCTTTGGACGTGTTGGCGTCGGCCAGGACGCGCAGCGCCGAACACAGTACAAGATGGCGCAAATCAAAG GCATCAACACAGGCAAGCCCTACCTTTTCGAAGGCAAGAACGGGGCGAAGATCGCCACAGACCAATACGTCGTGGCGCAGCATGGTTCGACCAAGAAAGACTACCAGTTTCAGTTTCTGTCGAACCAGCGCTTTGACGATAGGGATCTGGACGTATACAAGCAGTCGCTTACTGAGACCAACGCCAAATTACCCTCCAAGTCTTTCCTCGAACGGAAATTCGACGATCTCAAGAGCCTCCAGAATCACCACTGGACCGAGTCGGAGATCAACGCACGCATTGCCAAGGCGAAGAAGTACCAACACCTCCTACACCGCAACTCCATCGACGCACAGCCACGGATACAGACACAGTCAGAAGCCGCCGCTGTGAAGACCGCGGAGCTCAACCGCATGAACCGCATTAAGGAAGCGGAGCGTGTGCGTAAAGTCCAGCTGGAGCAGCAACGCCAGAAGAAAATGGAGCAGAAGAAGGAAGCAGCCCGCAAGCGCGCCGAGGAGGAAGCCAGGAAAGCGCAAGAAGAGGCCACACTCAAAAGCGAGACTGATGCGCTCTttggcgacggcgacggcgatgTCACGTCGCGAGCCAGCACACCAAAGCCGCAAGACAAGAAGAAGTCGGAACGCAAAGGCCTGCCGACGTTCCGGAAACCAAAGACCGACGATGATTTCATTGCGAGCATGGATTTGGATATCGACATTGCCATCTAA